CCGTCGGCGCGGTGGTGTCCACCCCGGTGGTCGCGTAGATCGAGAACTTCGCGTTCCACCGGCTGGCCGTGCCGAACGTCGCCGGCCAGGTGCCGAACGCGGTCGACGCGCTGCTCCAGGCGCCCTGGTTGGCCGTCCCGGCGTCGTAGCTCAGGTTGTTGTCGCCGTTGGTGTTGTACATCAGCCAGTACGCGGTGTTCGCGGCCAGCGCCGCGGTGATCGGGCGGGTGTTCCACGCGTTGGCGGTCAGGGTGCCCGTTGTGCTGGTGGCCACCCGGGCGCCCGGGGAACCGCTCGCGTCGGCGTAGATCGCCAGCTGATACTGGTTGTTCGGCGCGGACTGCACACCCTTGGCGTAGACCGACATGGACGTGACGGTCGCCGGGTCGGCCCCGGTGACGAACCGCGAGCCGTTCATGTGGTTCGCGTCGCCGCTGTCCAGCGACGCGCCGACCGCGGTGTAGCCGATCCGCTGCGACACCGGGGCGGTCGTGTAGGTCGCGGTGTACGTCGTCGCCGTCACCGGCGCGGTCACGATGTGGGTCTGCGCCCCGCCGTCGGACCAGGACGCGAACGTCGAGGCGCCCTGCGGCGACGGCGCGGACACCGAGTTGGTCGAGCCCTGGATCACCGTGCGGGTGAACGGCGTGGCGGCCGACGAGGAGCCGACCGCGAGCTGGAGCCCGGCCGGCACCGAGGTGAAGGTCAGGTCGACCGTTTTCGGGTCGAGCCGGCGCGACACGGTGTGCGTCAGGCCGCCCTGGTCGGTGGCGACCAGCCTGAGCTCCAGATAGGACGGGTACTCGTGGTCGGGCGCCTCGAACGACCCGGACGCCACCCCGGTCCACCGGCGGATGTCGTGCTCGTGGCAGGTGTCCGGCGCCGAGCAGTGGTGCATGACCAGGTCCCAGTCGAGGCGCGAGGCGGGCAGGGTGCCCTCCTGCGGGTCGGTGGCGTGGCCGGTGAAGCTGATGGTGTCGCCGACCTTCCAGGTGGTGCCCGCCGCCGGCGTGTCGATCACCCCGGTCGGCGCCTCGTTGCCGGGCGTGATGGTGACCGTGCTGGTGCCGGTCGCGTTCAGCGTGTCGGTCACGGTCAGCCGGGCGGTGTGCGTGCCCGGCGTGGTGTACGTGAAGGTCGCGGTCGGCGTGGTCGCGTCGGTGACGCCGTCGTCGGTGAAGTCCCAGGCGTACTTGAGGCGGCCCTCGTCGGCCGGGTCCGGGTCGCTGGAGGCGGCGCCGTGGAAGGTGACGGTCAGCGGCGCGGGACCCTGCGTCGGCGCGGCGTCGATGACCGCGCTCGGCGGCTGGTTGCCCGGGAAGTACCGCACCCGGCGGATGGTCCCGCCCAGGTCGGCGTAGTAGAGCTCGCCACCGGGGCCGACCTCCAGGTCGACCGGGCCGGCCGCGTCGGAGACGAACGTCCGCAGGTTGGCCGGGTCGGGCAGGCCGCCCGGGGTGGACGGCAGCGACGCCCAGATGCACCGGCGCGAGTAGTCGGCGAAGAAGACCGCGCCGTCGTACTCGTCGGGGTAGGGGCCACCGGCCGCCGGGTAGAACGCCACCCCGGTCGACGACGAGCTGCCGGTCGGGCAGGCCTCGCCGGCGATCAGCTTGCTGGAGTGGTTCCAGGTGACGAACGGCGCGGTGACGGCGCCGGCCGGCTCGGTGTAGAGGTTCTCGCAGATCGGCAGGTTGGCGCTGTCGTACCCGGACTGCCGGGCGTTGCCCTCGTAACAGGGCCAGCCGAAGTTGGTCACCCCGGCGGTCGGGTTGACCACCCGGTCGACCTCCTCCCAGGTGTTCCACCCGGTGTCGGAGATCCAGGTCTCGTTGGTGCCCGGCCGCATCGTGATCCGGTACGGGTTGCGCAGGCCGTGCGCGACGATCCGGCGGGTGTCCGGGTCGGCGGCGCCGAGGTTCGGGTTGCCGGGCGCGGCCGCGCCGGTGGCCGGGTCGAGCCGCAGCAGCGCGCCGTCCAGCTGGGTCTCGTCCGTACCGGTCCGGACGTCCTGCGAGCGCAGCGCGCCGCCCTCGTTCGCCGGGTCGGTGCACGGGTTGGTCGGTGCGCCGGAGGGGAGCTGGCCGTAGTCGACCGCGCTGAAGCTCGCCCCGTCACCGGCCGAGACGTAGAGCATCCCGTCGGCGCCGAAGGCGAGGTCGCCGATGGAGTGGCTGGGGAACTGCTGGCACCAGTCGCGCAGCAGCACCTGCTCGCCGCCGGTCATGGTGTTGCCGTCGGCGCGCAGCCGGGAGAGCTGGCCGGTGACGACGCAGCTGCCGTCGTTGGCGTTGGCGCAGACGTCGTTCCAGACCGGGGCGGTCCGGCCGGGCGGCGCGTCGTAGGTGTAGAGGACGTAGACGTACGGGTCGGCCGGGAAGTTGGGGGCCAGCGCCATGCCGAGCAGGCCCCGGTCCCACTGGTTGTGCACAGTGGACGACAGGTCGGCGAAGATCGTCGGGGTGGTGTCGGCCAGGCCGTCGAAGACCTTGATCCGGCCGCCCTTCTCGGCGACGAAGACCCGCCCGTCCTGGGCGAACTCCAGGTCGACCGGCTGGGTCAGCCCGCTGAAGACGATCTGCTCCTGGAAGCCGGTCGGCAGCGCGACAGCGGTCGCGGGCTGCGAGCCGACGAACGACGACATCGCGGCAACCGCTGCCACCGCGACCATCCCGCTCAGCGCACGCCGAAACATGGGCATCCCCCCGACGCCAAACATTCCTGACAGATTGCAAAATCCTAATTGGACGGCGTGCCGCCGAGCGGCCAGAACTGGCCGACCGTCCGGTTGATGCGCGTCGATCGAAAGTGTTTGCATGCCCCGGTGACGTTGAGCGCCCTCGGCCGTTCGTGTGCCCGCCTGCGCCGGCCGGTGCTCGGCGCCTGGCTGGTTCTGACCCTCGCCGGATCCGTCCTGGGCGGCCAGGTGTTCGACCGGCTCGCCCCCACCGCGGGCCTGCGGCCGGACGCCGAGTCGCAGCTGGCCGACCGGCGGATCGAGCAGTTGTCGCCCGAGGGCCCGGTGGTGGTCGCCGTCGTGAGTGGACGCGACGTGTACGACCCGGCGCTGGTCGCCGACGTCACGGCGGTCACCGCCGGGATCCGTGCGATGGACGGCGTCGCCGGGGTCGACGACCTGTACAGCGCGCCGGGCGGGCGGATCGGCGCCGACAACCGGAGCTCGCTGATCCGGGTCGAGCTGGCGCGGGGCCTGCCGGACGACCGGCGCGAGCGGGTGGAGGACGCGGTCGCCGCGGCGCTGCACCGCATCGACGCGCCCGAGGTGCTGGTCGGCGGCGAGAAACTGGCCGAGCGCGCGTTCGCCGACCAGGCCGTCGCCGACGCGGCCCTCGGCGAGTCGGTGGCGTTCGCCGTCCTGCTGATCCTGCTGGTGCTGATCCTCGGCGGCTTCGTGGCCGGCGCCGTCCCGCTCGCCGCCGCGCTGGCCACCGTGTCGGTGACGCTGCTCGGCCTGGTCGGGCTGACCGCGCTCACCGCGGTCAGCGAGTTCACCGTCAACGTGGTCACGCTGCTCGGCATCGGGCTGGCCGTCGACTACGCGCTGCTGATGATCGCCCGGTTCCGGGAGGAGCGCGACGCCGACCCGGAGGCGCCGGTCGCCGAGCTGCTCGCCCGGACCACCGCGACCGCCGGCCGGACCGTGCTGATCTCCGGGCTCGCCGTCGGCGCCGCCATGGCCGGGCTGTTGGCGTTCGCCGAACCGCTGCTCGGGGCGATGGCGCTGGGTGGCGCGCTCGTGGTGCTGCTGGCCACCGCGGCCGGGCTGACCGCGGTGCCGGCGCTGATCGCGGTGGCGCACCGCCGGATCCGCCCGGCCCGCGCGCCCCGGCCCGGCCTGCTCGCCCGGCTCGCCGTGCTCGCCGAGGCCCGGCCGGCACCGGTCGCGCTGGCCGTCACCGCCGGACTGCTCGTGCTGTCCCTGCCGTTCGTGGCCGGGGTCAACCTGGAGAACTCCGACGCCCGCGCGCTGCCCGCCTCGGCCGAAGCCCGCCAGGTGCAGGAGCGGGTGCAGCGCGACTTCAGCGCCGGGCAGGCCGACCCGATCGTCGTGGTGGTCGACGCCGACCCGGACCGCGACTTCCTGGACGCGCTCAACCGGCTGGACGGGGTGCTGCGGGTCGAGGCGCGTCCGGACATCCCGGCGGGCTCGGCCGTCCTGGACGTCACGCCGGAGGGCGAGACCGCCGGCCGGACCTCCCGCGACGTGGTCCGGGCGATCCGGGCGACGGATCCGCCGTTCCGGGTGCTCGTCGGCGGCGCCGCGGCGGAACTGGTCGATTACCGCGACTCGGTGGCCGGGCGCTTCCCGCTCGCTCTGCTGGTCATCCTGCTGTCCACGGCGGTGCTGCTGTTCGTGCTGACCGGCTCGGTGGTGGTGCCGGTCAAGGCGCTGGCGATGAACGCGCTCACCCTGCTCGCCACGCTCGGCGTGCTGGTCGTCGTCTTCCAGTGGGGCGTCAGCGCGTCGGGCGCCATCGACGTCACCACGCCCGTCCTGCTGTTCGTGTTCGTGTTCGGGCTGTCGATGGATTACGAGGTGTTTCTGCTCGCCCGGATCAGGGAGGAACGGTCCGTCCGCGCCGGCCTCGCGAAGTCCGGGCCGGTCGTCACCGCCGCCGCGCTCTGCATCGGCGTGGTGTTCCTCGGCTTCCTGCTCGGCGACCTGACCGCGGTCAAGGAGATCGGCTTCGGGATGGCGGTCGCGCTGCTGCTCGACGTGACGGTGGTCCGCGGCCTGCTCCTGCCGGCGGTGATGAAGCTGCTCGGCGACTGGAACTGGTGGGCGCCGCCGCGGCTGCGCCGGCTGCACGAGCGCTGGTTCACGCCCGGCACCGCCCGCGTGCCAGTCGGGAAGCTGACACATCGAGCACCACAGTTGTGACGATACGTAGCGTTACAGGCGCGTTCGGGATGTGATCAACAGGAGGCACGGGTGTCCGAGGTCGTGGTCGAGGTCAGCTTCACCCCGCTGCCGGAGGACGATGACTTCGCCCTCGACCTGCTGACCGACGAGCTCGCCGAGGACCTCAGCGACCTCGGCGAGATACACCGGCCGGAGGCGGACACCGGCCCCGACGCCAAGGGTCTCGGCGAGGTGGCGCTGAGCACGCTGTCGGTCGTCGCCGGCGCCGATCCGGGCTACGCGCAGGCTCTGGTCGACCTGGTCGTCGGCTTTCTCGGGCGCAACCGGGGACGCCGGGCGCATCTGAAGGTGGGCGACATCGAGCTCACCATCGACCAGCCGACCAAGGCACAGGCGTCCGAGATGATCGACATCGTCCGGAACGCCATCGAGCGCTCCCGCTGATGGGCCGGCACGCGCTGGTGCTGGGCACCGCCACCTATCACGCCGACCCGAAACTCGCCGCGCTGCCCGGCGTCCGCCAGGACGTCGACCAGGTGAAGACCGTGCTGGAGACCGACGGCGACTTCGACACCGTCGACGCTCGCCTCGACCTGCCCGCGGCTCACCTGGTCCAGATCGTCGAGGAGTTCTACGGCGCGCGTCGCACCGGCGATCTCGCGCTCTTCTACTTCTCCGGCCACGGCATCCGGCACGACGACCAGCATTCGCTGTTCCTCGGGGCCGCCGACACCGACCCGGCGTCGCTGCACTCGACGGCCATCGACGTCGAGGGCGTCCTGCGGCACATGCTCAACCACACCAAGGCCAGTCAGAAGGTGGTCCTTCTCGACTGCTGTTTCTCCGGCTCGTTCACCGCCCGCCATCGGCTCGGCGGCGGCGTACGCCAGGAGCCGCGCCGCCTCAAGCGGGAACGCGGCACGTTCCTGCTCACGTCGAGCAGCCACTTCAAGGCGTCGAAGGCGCAGGGCCCCGATCGCCCGTCGGTCTTCACCGAGGTCCTGCTCGACGGGCTGCGGGGCGCGGCGCAGAGCACCGGCGAGGACGGCTGGATCACCGCGAGCGACCTGTCCCGCTACGCGATGACCGAGATGTCACGCCGCCGTCAGGACAAACCGGTCGAGTCGAGCGAGGGCGTCACCGACCCGATCCCGCTCGTGGCCGGACCGGGTGACCGTCCACAACGCTCTCACCGAGCGCCCGCGGAGGAGCCGGACGACGCCCCGTTCACCACCGACCGATGGCGGCAGTTGCTCACCTACTACGTCAACTGCCTGCAACGCTCCGCGGTCCTCCAGTACTTCATCAACCCGGACGACCCGGACTCCGCCATCGCCGCGCCCGCCGGCCCGGAGATCATCCTCTCGGCCACCGGGCCGGTCCCGCTGACCGATCGCGGGCTGCGGCTGGCCCGGTCCGCCGAGGCCGGTGGCCGTTCCCTGCAATACGGCTACCCGCTGGTGGCGCTGCGGCAGAACGGCCGGCCGGTCCGGCTGGCGCCGCTGCTCGTCTGCGACCTGACGGTGGGCGACGACGGATCGGCACATCCGGCGCCGCCGCAGCCCAGCCCGGCTCTGATCGACCAGTTCCAGCTGGCCGCGGTGGAGGCCGACGAGCTGCGGCAGGCCGTGGCCGAACGGCTCAACCCCGGTGACCGCCGATCTCTCGCCGAGGTCGTCACCCTGGTGGCGACCGCGTTCGGGCTCAAGCCGGTGTCCACTCTCGACCCGGAACAGCTGGTCCGGCCGACGAGCCGAGGATCGATCAACCGCGTGCAGAACGCCGGGATGGTGTTCGCCGCCGGCAGCAAGGAGTCCCCGGAGCGGCAGCTGATCGAAGACCTGGGCGACATCGTCAAAGAGGTCGGAAAGATCGAGGCGACGGCGCTCGGCGCCCTCTCCGCCGACCTGGGGAACGCGCGGGACGAGCCGGACGCCGCGACGCTGACCGTGGCTCTCAGCTCGCTCAACGAGACCCAGGAGGAGATCATCCGGGCGGCGATGGCCCGGCCCCTGACCGTCGCACAGGGACCACCCGGCACCGGCAAGAGTCAGCTGGTCACCGCCTTGCTGGCCACCGCCACGGCGGCCGGGCAGAGCGTGCTGATCGGCTCGACCAACAACCGGGCCGTCAACGAGGTCGTCGAGCGGGTCACCGGCATGGTGGGCCCCGGGCTGGTGCTGCGCACCGGGAACAAGGAGTACCGGCAACGGGAGCCGCAATTTCTTGCCGACGTGATGCAGGCCTGGCAACCGCCGGCGCCGGACGATCGCGGCCCGTTCCAGGAGTTACGACTCGTGAAGCACGAGATCGAGCGACTGCGCGAGGATCTCGACCAGCGCCGCCGGCTGGAGCGGGATCTTGCCGACCTCGCCTTCGAACGGGACGGCGACCTCGCCGACCTCGACGACGCCGCCCTGGCCGGGCTGGTTTCGCGGACCGACCGGGCACTGCACAGCCGGTGGTTCGGGTGGTGGCACCGCCGGCGCCTGCGGTCGCAAGGGGTGTTCGACCGTCCGGCGATCGCCGCCCTCGGCGAGCGAGCAGTCATCGAGCAGTGCTGGCGGGAGCGGCGCCACGAGCTCGCGTCTCGCCCGGGCACCGCCGAGGAAGCCTGGGAACGGTTACGGACCCTGCAGAACGACGTCCGGCCGGAGCACAGCGGTCAGCTGCTCCGCGCCCAGATCACCGCCCGCGTGGCCGGCAGCACGACCTTGCTGCGGAACCGGGCCGACGAGATGGCCAAGCCGGACGGCCGGAGCTGGTCCTACCTTCCCGAGCTGCTCTCCGCCGTTCCCGGCTGGGCGACCACCGCGATGTCGGCCCGCCGGTTGAAGCCCGAGGCGGGACTCTTCGACCTGGTGATCATCGATGAGGCCGCCCAGTGCACCGTCCCGGCCATCCTGCCGATGCTCTATCGGGCCAAGCGCGCCCTGATCATCGGAGACCCCCGGCAGCTCGCCCCGGTCGTCGACCTCGCCGACACCGACGACCGGAGTGAGCAGGCCCGCGCCGGTCTCGGGCAGGAGTGGCTCACCGACCGCCGGCTCACCTATCGCGGCCACTCGGCGTACGAGGCGTTCGCCACCGCGGCCGGCGGCACGGTGCTCCTGAACGAGCACTATCGGTGCCACCCGGAGATCGTCGAGGCGCCGAACCGGGTCGTCTATCAGAACCGGTTGACCGTTCTCACCGACCCGGCCCGGCTGGCCGCACCGGCCGAGCCCGCCACCCGCTGGGTGGACGTGCCGGGCCACTTCACCCGGGGCGCGACCGGCTCCGGCCGCAACGCCGACGAGGTGCAGGCCGTGGTCGGTGAGGTACAGCGGCTCCGCAAGGACTACCCGGACGCCTCGATCGGCGTGGTGACACCCCTGGCCGAGCAGCAGCGAGCTCTGGACCGGGCGCTCCAGGACGTCGATCTCGGCGCCGACCTGCTGTGCGCGACCATTCACAAGTTCCAGGGCAGCGAGAAGGACATCATGGTCATCTCGCCGGTCGGCGCACAGGGCATCAGCGATCGCACCCGCGGCTGGCTCGTGAACGAGACGAACCTGTGGAACGTCGCGATCACCCGGGCCCGATCTCAGCTGATCGTCGTCGGCGACCGATCGTGGTGGTCCGGGCAGCGCGGCCTGATCACCGCGCTCGCCCTGCCACCGGCGCCCGAGGCCGGCGCCGCCGATCTGGGCCCGAGGCCGGTCGACCGGCTGATCCCCGGACTGCGCGAGGCCGGGCTGACGGTGCGGTGGGGCACACCCCTGCCCGGCTATCCCGTCGATCTCACGGTCGGCCTCGGCGACCGCAGTCTGGCCGTGCTGGTCGACGACCCCGAAGGTGATCCGGATGGCCGGCCGTTCCGCCGGACGCTGGGGCGGCTCGACATCATCGCCTCGGTCACCGAAGTACGGCGGATACCGGCCTGGCGGTGTCTCGCCGAACCGGAGCGGGTCGTCGCCGAGCTGGCCGGCCATCTCACCGCGCCAGAGCGGCTCCCAGCCGGCGGATGACGTCGGCCTCACCCTCGGTGAGGCCGCCCGCGGGCGCGCACTCCGTGACAGCCGCCCCCACCACGCCGTCCACCCGGCTGACCAGGTCGAACAGCCGCTCCGCGCGGACGCCGTCCGGCTCCGGATAGCAGGTGGCGCCGAAGTCGGCCGGCTCCAGGACGTCGAGGTCCACGTGGACGTACACCGGGCCGGTCAGGCCGTCGAGCACCCGCTCCAGGTCGTCGACGCCGTGCCGGCGCAGCCCGCGGCGCGCCAGGTACTCGTGCTCGACCGGGATGTTCGCCCGCTCACCGCCGATGATGATCTGCCGCGGCGTCAGCGGCTCCGCCGGGGTGAGCCCGGGCGGCCCGTCGCCGAGCAGCGCACGCACGACCATGGCGTGGAAGGCGCCGGAGGGCAGGGTGTCGACGCTGTAGACGTCCGGGTGCGCGTCGATGTACAGGACCGTCAGCGCGTCGCCGTAGCGCTCGCGGGCGGCGGCGATCGGCGCGATGTCGACCGAGCACTCACCGCCGACGGTGATGACCGGGCCGTCGATGCCCGCCAGGGCTTCCCGGATCAGTCGCTGATTTTCCACGAGCACGTCGAACGCGCGGATCCCGGCGGCCTTCTCGCCGCCGGTCTCCAGCACGGGCACGGTCACCACGGCGTCGGCGGGGATGAGCGCGGCGGCGCGGTGTGCGCCGGTCATGAGCCGCGGCGCCTGCTCGGACGCCGACCCTTGCCACTGCGGAACGCACAGCACGGTAGTCACCCAAGTGACCATAGGAGCGCCCGTCACGGGCCTCCAACCTCCGTCGAGCAGCGCGGCCCACCCATACGTCGGCCGGTGCCGCCGAGCGTCTCGCTGCAGATATCCGGCACAGCCCCCAGACTGCCTGGTGATCAGCGCCGCCACCAGCCACACGCCGCAGTCGGCGGAGGCCCACGAGATTCTGCGAGACCTCCGCGACGCCGACCGCCGAGCCATCGCCGACAAGGAGGCGGGCATCCTGCCCTCGGACACCGACCCGGAAGCGCTGGCCCACTTCTACGCCACCGTCATACAGGGCATGTCCCATCAAGCCCGCGACGGCGCCGGCCACAAAGCATTCGAACAGGTGGCCGCTAAACGTCTGACGGCACGGACGGTTCTGACGGCCTGGCTGATGGCAATCAGTACCAGGCCTTCCGGAAACCGACGACAGCGAGCGGGAGGGTTACGAGGCGAGGGGGAACTCGGCTCGCAGGCTGGTACCTGTGATCTTGAGGTCGATGGCGCCGAACCACCGTTCTGTTGTACGGACGGCTCAGCATCATGCCGGTTACGCCACCACTGCTCGATCATCTCGGTCAGCGCGGCGACGGCCTGCTGGTGATCCTCAGGACTGCCCAGTCGTTGGGGAAGAT
Above is a genomic segment from Actinoplanes ianthinogenes containing:
- a CDS encoding MMPL family transporter, whose product is MTLSALGRSCARLRRPVLGAWLVLTLAGSVLGGQVFDRLAPTAGLRPDAESQLADRRIEQLSPEGPVVVAVVSGRDVYDPALVADVTAVTAGIRAMDGVAGVDDLYSAPGGRIGADNRSSLIRVELARGLPDDRRERVEDAVAAALHRIDAPEVLVGGEKLAERAFADQAVADAALGESVAFAVLLILLVLILGGFVAGAVPLAAALATVSVTLLGLVGLTALTAVSEFTVNVVTLLGIGLAVDYALLMIARFREERDADPEAPVAELLARTTATAGRTVLISGLAVGAAMAGLLAFAEPLLGAMALGGALVVLLATAAGLTAVPALIAVAHRRIRPARAPRPGLLARLAVLAEARPAPVALAVTAGLLVLSLPFVAGVNLENSDARALPASAEARQVQERVQRDFSAGQADPIVVVVDADPDRDFLDALNRLDGVLRVEARPDIPAGSAVLDVTPEGETAGRTSRDVVRAIRATDPPFRVLVGGAAAELVDYRDSVAGRFPLALLVILLSTAVLLFVLTGSVVVPVKALAMNALTLLATLGVLVVVFQWGVSASGAIDVTTPVLLFVFVFGLSMDYEVFLLARIREERSVRAGLAKSGPVVTAAALCIGVVFLGFLLGDLTAVKEIGFGMAVALLLDVTVVRGLLLPAVMKLLGDWNWWAPPRLRRLHERWFTPGTARVPVGKLTHRAPQL
- a CDS encoding Ig-like domain-containing protein, with the protein product MFRRALSGMVAVAAVAAMSSFVGSQPATAVALPTGFQEQIVFSGLTQPVDLEFAQDGRVFVAEKGGRIKVFDGLADTTPTIFADLSSTVHNQWDRGLLGMALAPNFPADPYVYVLYTYDAPPGRTAPVWNDVCANANDGSCVVTGQLSRLRADGNTMTGGEQVLLRDWCQQFPSHSIGDLAFGADGMLYVSAGDGASFSAVDYGQLPSGAPTNPCTDPANEGGALRSQDVRTGTDETQLDGALLRLDPATGAAAPGNPNLGAADPDTRRIVAHGLRNPYRITMRPGTNETWISDTGWNTWEEVDRVVNPTAGVTNFGWPCYEGNARQSGYDSANLPICENLYTEPAGAVTAPFVTWNHSSKLIAGEACPTGSSSSTGVAFYPAAGGPYPDEYDGAVFFADYSRRCIWASLPSTPGGLPDPANLRTFVSDAAGPVDLEVGPGGELYYADLGGTIRRVRYFPGNQPPSAVIDAAPTQGPAPLTVTFHGAASSDPDPADEGRLKYAWDFTDDGVTDATTPTATFTYTTPGTHTARLTVTDTLNATGTSTVTITPGNEAPTGVIDTPAAGTTWKVGDTISFTGHATDPQEGTLPASRLDWDLVMHHCSAPDTCHEHDIRRWTGVASGSFEAPDHEYPSYLELRLVATDQGGLTHTVSRRLDPKTVDLTFTSVPAGLQLAVGSSSAATPFTRTVIQGSTNSVSAPSPQGASTFASWSDGGAQTHIVTAPVTATTYTATYTTAPVSQRIGYTAVGASLDSGDANHMNGSRFVTGADPATVTSMSVYAKGVQSAPNNQYQLAIYADASGSPGARVATSTTGTLTANAWNTRPITAALAANTAYWLMYNTNGDNNLSYDAGTANQGAWSSASTAFGTWPATFGTASRWNAKFSIYATTGVDTTAPTVTSTTPAGGATGVAVTAPITVRFSEGMAAGTITPANLELRGPGGTLIGRTVAYDAANQAATITPSAALTASTAYTVTVRTGVTDVAGNALAADHQFSFTTASPAAPRLGYDQVGASLDSGDANFMNGSRFVTGAAGLTVSQISVYLKGVQATPANQFQVAIYADASGSPGARVAASTSGTLTANAWNSRPVTATLAPNTAYWLVYNTNGDNSLSYDTGTANQGAWSAATSFGTWPATFGTSTRWTAKFSIYAS
- a CDS encoding arginase family protein, whose amino-acid sequence is MTTVLCVPQWQGSASEQAPRLMTGAHRAAALIPADAVVTVPVLETGGEKAAGIRAFDVLVENQRLIREALAGIDGPVITVGGECSVDIAPIAAARERYGDALTVLYIDAHPDVYSVDTLPSGAFHAMVVRALLGDGPPGLTPAEPLTPRQIIIGGERANIPVEHEYLARRGLRRHGVDDLERVLDGLTGPVYVHVDLDVLEPADFGATCYPEPDGVRAERLFDLVSRVDGVVGAAVTECAPAGGLTEGEADVIRRLGAALAR
- a CDS encoding caspase, EACC1-associated type: MGRHALVLGTATYHADPKLAALPGVRQDVDQVKTVLETDGDFDTVDARLDLPAAHLVQIVEEFYGARRTGDLALFYFSGHGIRHDDQHSLFLGAADTDPASLHSTAIDVEGVLRHMLNHTKASQKVVLLDCCFSGSFTARHRLGGGVRQEPRRLKRERGTFLLTSSSHFKASKAQGPDRPSVFTEVLLDGLRGAAQSTGEDGWITASDLSRYAMTEMSRRRQDKPVESSEGVTDPIPLVAGPGDRPQRSHRAPAEEPDDAPFTTDRWRQLLTYYVNCLQRSAVLQYFINPDDPDSAIAAPAGPEIILSATGPVPLTDRGLRLARSAEAGGRSLQYGYPLVALRQNGRPVRLAPLLVCDLTVGDDGSAHPAPPQPSPALIDQFQLAAVEADELRQAVAERLNPGDRRSLAEVVTLVATAFGLKPVSTLDPEQLVRPTSRGSINRVQNAGMVFAAGSKESPERQLIEDLGDIVKEVGKIEATALGALSADLGNARDEPDAATLTVALSSLNETQEEIIRAAMARPLTVAQGPPGTGKSQLVTALLATATAAGQSVLIGSTNNRAVNEVVERVTGMVGPGLVLRTGNKEYRQREPQFLADVMQAWQPPAPDDRGPFQELRLVKHEIERLREDLDQRRRLERDLADLAFERDGDLADLDDAALAGLVSRTDRALHSRWFGWWHRRRLRSQGVFDRPAIAALGERAVIEQCWRERRHELASRPGTAEEAWERLRTLQNDVRPEHSGQLLRAQITARVAGSTTLLRNRADEMAKPDGRSWSYLPELLSAVPGWATTAMSARRLKPEAGLFDLVIIDEAAQCTVPAILPMLYRAKRALIIGDPRQLAPVVDLADTDDRSEQARAGLGQEWLTDRRLTYRGHSAYEAFATAAGGTVLLNEHYRCHPEIVEAPNRVVYQNRLTVLTDPARLAAPAEPATRWVDVPGHFTRGATGSGRNADEVQAVVGEVQRLRKDYPDASIGVVTPLAEQQRALDRALQDVDLGADLLCATIHKFQGSEKDIMVISPVGAQGISDRTRGWLVNETNLWNVAITRARSQLIVVGDRSWWSGQRGLITALALPPAPEAGAADLGPRPVDRLIPGLREAGLTVRWGTPLPGYPVDLTVGLGDRSLAVLVDDPEGDPDGRPFRRTLGRLDIIASVTEVRRIPAWRCLAEPERVVAELAGHLTAPERLPAGG